A part of Paenibacillus sp. sptzw28 genomic DNA contains:
- a CDS encoding VOC family protein, with translation MGEHITDNIPFKQKIGNCYVHVFDFERAYDFYTNILGLKPAWTSNDNNKPLAGFNMENGTGFIIVGMPSKVTPLPYAAFHFQCTDVAEAHRYLKEKGIQVTEISDSGDGFEFWDTEGNKLHTMAI, from the coding sequence ATGGGCGAGCATATTACAGACAACATTCCGTTCAAACAAAAGATTGGAAATTGTTATGTTCATGTTTTTGATTTTGAAAGGGCATATGATTTTTATACCAACATATTAGGCTTAAAGCCTGCCTGGACCAGCAACGATAATAATAAACCACTTGCCGGGTTTAACATGGAGAATGGAACTGGATTCATCATTGTAGGGATGCCAAGCAAAGTTACACCATTACCTTACGCGGCATTTCATTTTCAATGTACGGATGTAGCAGAGGCACATCGGTATTTAAAAGAAAAAGGAATACAAGTAACGGAAATATCAGATAGTGGTGATGGATTTGAATTTTGGGATACCGAAGGCAATAAGTTACACACAATGGCGATATAA
- a CDS encoding copper amine oxidase N-terminal domain-containing protein, with amino-acid sequence MKMKRIYMFGLAALLAVGVPAGTAGTAQAAEAAAPTAANVPTAAEDETMAVPVSSAIQASAVQRVQMGRSDMAYVPLFGSRAADQDAIAKTVTIANRLLKNAKPTTEQLVGEDVYFATSVDIKLTDGTDIYLQFNDSQQVYILVGEDKYIAQDATAINEFYALLAVPPQRDISTLKPAIGQTVGVTGSDAGNYKGTVRIFVETPGSSGGYMTAKGVGYPSKRALLVFTAPYIEARYNFQFTMPAYGEAIDGTFKPITPGIYDLYIDTGWSRTSQRVMIAPPAAPALAINGVAVNDSALAPVVSNGVMLLPMRALAESFGWYVRWDAAHKAAFVSTQPDTQEINQGSSATLSLWVNGKQLTGVNAKPVIKKGRVYLPLRATSEAFGFQLTWTPSVRGTLLVFKPQLLDEGAYAGEAKKLAATKLLNGYVNAMNSRDAVALGRMFVKNGTPAQLFEIIGQRLITGIRSVTFEDRPGGALLAYVTFSYLFDPYGNKSGTPGIVFMQENGTWKISDVD; translated from the coding sequence ATGAAAATGAAACGGATTTATATGTTCGGCCTGGCGGCACTGCTCGCTGTCGGAGTTCCCGCCGGGACGGCCGGAACCGCGCAGGCGGCTGAGGCGGCAGCGCCAACGGCAGCCAATGTGCCGACAGCAGCCGAAGATGAAACCATGGCCGTGCCGGTGTCATCGGCCATTCAAGCGTCTGCGGTCCAGCGGGTCCAAATGGGGCGGTCCGATATGGCGTATGTGCCACTGTTTGGCTCGCGCGCAGCGGACCAAGACGCTATTGCGAAAACGGTGACCATCGCGAACCGGCTGCTTAAGAACGCAAAGCCGACGACGGAGCAACTGGTCGGAGAGGATGTCTATTTCGCCACCAGTGTCGATATCAAGCTAACCGATGGCACCGATATCTACTTACAATTCAATGATTCACAGCAGGTCTACATCCTTGTCGGCGAAGATAAATATATCGCCCAGGATGCTACGGCCATCAATGAGTTTTACGCCTTGCTGGCGGTACCTCCGCAGAGAGATATCAGCACACTCAAGCCGGCCATCGGACAGACGGTTGGTGTTACGGGCAGTGACGCGGGTAACTATAAAGGAACGGTTCGGATCTTCGTCGAGACCCCCGGCTCATCCGGTGGCTATATGACAGCAAAGGGCGTGGGTTATCCGTCCAAAAGAGCACTGCTTGTCTTTACCGCACCTTACATCGAAGCACGTTACAATTTTCAATTCACGATGCCGGCCTACGGCGAAGCGATCGACGGCACCTTTAAGCCGATCACACCTGGCATTTATGACCTCTACATCGACACCGGCTGGAGTAGAACCTCCCAGCGCGTTATGATCGCTCCTCCAGCCGCTCCTGCGCTGGCCATCAATGGTGTCGCGGTGAACGATTCGGCGCTTGCACCAGTCGTCTCGAACGGTGTCATGCTGCTACCGATGCGCGCGCTTGCGGAATCGTTTGGCTGGTACGTGAGATGGGACGCAGCGCATAAAGCCGCATTCGTTTCAACGCAGCCTGATACGCAGGAAATCAACCAAGGTAGCAGCGCAACGCTGTCGCTATGGGTGAACGGCAAGCAGCTTACCGGCGTGAACGCCAAGCCGGTTATCAAGAAGGGACGCGTCTATTTGCCGCTGCGCGCGACGTCGGAAGCGTTCGGCTTTCAGCTGACGTGGACGCCAAGCGTGCGCGGGACGCTACTCGTCTTCAAGCCGCAGCTGCTCGATGAAGGCGCGTACGCAGGAGAAGCGAAGAAGTTGGCCGCCACGAAGTTGCTGAACGGCTATGTAAACGCCATGAACAGTCGCGATGCTGTTGCGCTCGGCCGAATGTTTGTGAAGAACGGTACACCGGCGCAGTTGTTCGAGATCATTGGCCAGCGGCTCATTACGGGCATCCGCTCTGTGACGTTCGAAGACCGTCCCGGCGGCGCACTGCTGGCGTATGTGACGTTCAGCTATCTGTTCGATCCGTACGGAAATAAGTCGGGCACTCCAGGAATCGTGTTCATGCAGGAAAATGGCACGTGGAAGATCTCGGACGTCGACTGA
- a CDS encoding 8-oxo-dGTP diphosphatase, translating to MFKYTLCFVKQNNNLLLLNRDFAPTKGLWNGVGGKIEENETPLECAVRETFEETGIELLNIQYKGIVTWDVDGSYSGGMYAFLAELPHEYVYLTPSKVDEGILDWKPIDWILSEGNFGVGEMIPQFLPTILNNEGCYEHKCTLYNNKLTSYTAIPITHELVLN from the coding sequence ATGTTCAAATATACTTTATGTTTCGTGAAACAAAATAACAATTTGCTTTTGTTAAATAGAGATTTTGCTCCAACAAAGGGACTCTGGAACGGTGTAGGAGGTAAAATTGAAGAAAACGAAACACCGTTAGAATGTGCAGTACGTGAAACATTTGAAGAAACTGGAATTGAACTATTGAATATTCAGTATAAAGGAATCGTTACGTGGGATGTCGATGGAAGCTATTCAGGAGGCATGTATGCATTTTTAGCGGAACTACCACACGAATATGTCTATTTGACTCCTTCAAAAGTAGATGAAGGTATTCTAGACTGGAAACCAATAGACTGGATTTTATCTGAGGGTAACTTTGGTGTTGGAGAAATGATTCCTCAATTCTTGCCAACAATATTGAACAATGAAGGGTGTTATGAACATAAATGCACCTTATACAATAATAAGTTAACCAGCTATACTGCAATACCTATTACTCATGAACTTGTGTTGAACTAA
- a CDS encoding helix-turn-helix domain-containing protein translates to MRNKNMLIRIVSSYVLVGLLIIAVLTFVITSRVSRNLTLEINRSTDRAVEQSYNTANILLTSTYENYASAFGDANIQNGFYNEDFDTSALGRIGSKLYELGSTNPLVHSLYLFNYQKRLVFSSLSTVRTFDDFYDSGMLKLLDNIQPNRSGIFFSRHIRYDIDGKPYDSNLISLVYLSSIGRVTNGAMVVNLDQQTLQRMVMSGTGSSSFQSIILNKQGTVISHTDSAIINRNLSDQSYVKRIGASSEPKGTMELTMEGRKFRITYIKSDSLGWTFIGVIDYDNVLRNVEEMKRFILSATVVLLLSMLALAGFFTRIIYGPIHRLTRSVRDASFGSRERQPVSELDLLGGTFAYLENKIQDLQTSIVDYQSAKRHEVLQLLKTGGWTGDAEMVRKLKQAGIVFEHPHFLVCLLRIDSFRSLQDAYKQTDISLFKYAIANIAVELSPGTYQPVCFDCREDSIALIVNIPREAAGEDQEIAAALEQIQTNVGKFLKLSVSAALGTLVDGLAQIRHSWSSAYDASRYRIVLGAGCLINRDFPETREALQEGHIAHLEKQVTDRMKLGDLEKTREALGEFIAYARKAPFDEMMLVFAQLLIAVVRIAKAMGSAGQEVMRMDIGYLSQQLHLKESMEEIEQWYMELCEHSINMRDRQSQQKNKWIVDKVLRYIHENYSSPGLTVDTLVEVGGLSTNYMRKVFKDAVGQSISVYLTEYRFAKAKELLIQTDLPANRIGELVGFENTNYFYVSFKKHCGKTPDHFRKQPKFNVLDESISSV, encoded by the coding sequence ATGCGCAACAAAAACATGCTTATCCGTATCGTATCGTCATATGTTCTTGTCGGCCTGCTCATCATTGCGGTCTTGACGTTCGTAATTACCTCCAGGGTATCCCGGAATTTGACGCTGGAAATCAATCGTTCCACAGATCGCGCTGTTGAACAGTCGTATAATACGGCAAACATTTTGCTCACTTCCACATACGAAAATTATGCAAGCGCTTTCGGGGACGCCAATATCCAGAACGGCTTCTACAATGAGGATTTCGATACGAGCGCATTGGGGAGAATCGGCAGCAAGCTTTACGAGCTCGGCAGTACGAACCCGCTGGTGCACTCGCTTTATTTATTCAATTATCAGAAGCGGCTCGTCTTTTCCTCGCTTTCCACCGTGCGAACATTCGATGATTTCTATGATTCCGGGATGCTTAAGCTGCTGGATAATATCCAGCCAAACCGGTCCGGCATCTTTTTTTCACGTCATATCCGGTACGACATCGATGGGAAACCATACGACAGCAATCTGATCTCCCTTGTATATTTAAGTTCCATCGGCCGAGTCACGAACGGTGCCATGGTTGTAAATCTGGATCAGCAAACGCTGCAGCGGATGGTTATGAGCGGGACCGGCAGCAGCTCCTTTCAATCGATAATTCTTAACAAGCAAGGAACGGTCATTTCTCATACGGACAGCGCCATAATTAACAGAAACCTGTCGGATCAGAGCTATGTGAAAAGAATCGGAGCATCAAGCGAACCAAAAGGCACCATGGAGCTGACTATGGAGGGACGGAAGTTCCGCATCACGTACATAAAGTCCGATAGTTTGGGATGGACCTTCATCGGGGTCATCGACTATGACAATGTACTCCGGAACGTTGAGGAAATGAAACGGTTTATTTTATCGGCTACGGTCGTGCTGCTTTTGAGCATGCTCGCGCTTGCCGGATTCTTCACCCGAATCATTTACGGTCCGATTCATCGTTTGACCCGAAGCGTGCGAGACGCCTCCTTCGGTTCGAGAGAGCGGCAGCCCGTGTCCGAGCTGGATTTGCTTGGAGGCACATTCGCTTATTTGGAGAATAAAATTCAGGATTTGCAAACAAGCATCGTCGACTATCAGTCCGCCAAACGCCATGAAGTGCTTCAACTATTGAAAACCGGCGGCTGGACCGGCGACGCCGAAATGGTGCGCAAGCTAAAGCAAGCAGGCATTGTATTCGAACACCCTCATTTTCTCGTATGTCTGCTTCGAATCGATTCGTTTCGCAGCCTTCAGGACGCCTATAAGCAAACGGATATTTCTTTATTCAAATATGCGATCGCCAATATTGCCGTAGAGCTTAGTCCGGGCACATACCAGCCGGTCTGCTTCGATTGCAGGGAAGATTCGATTGCGCTCATCGTCAATATTCCGCGCGAGGCGGCGGGTGAAGATCAGGAGATCGCTGCTGCGCTTGAGCAGATTCAAACGAATGTCGGCAAATTTCTGAAGCTCTCGGTATCCGCCGCATTGGGTACGCTTGTTGACGGACTGGCACAAATCCGGCATTCATGGAGCTCCGCCTATGATGCTTCGCGATACAGAATCGTGCTCGGAGCGGGCTGTTTAATAAACCGCGATTTTCCGGAAACGAGAGAAGCGCTGCAGGAAGGTCATATCGCACACCTGGAGAAGCAAGTGACGGACCGCATGAAGCTGGGAGATCTTGAGAAAACGAGAGAGGCTCTCGGCGAATTTATCGCTTATGCCCGGAAGGCCCCATTCGACGAAATGATGCTGGTGTTTGCCCAGCTGCTAATCGCGGTCGTCCGGATCGCCAAGGCGATGGGTTCGGCCGGCCAGGAAGTGATGCGAATGGATATCGGCTATCTTAGCCAGCAGCTTCATTTAAAGGAGTCCATGGAAGAGATCGAGCAGTGGTACATGGAGCTTTGCGAGCATTCGATCAATATGAGGGACCGGCAATCGCAGCAGAAGAACAAATGGATTGTGGATAAGGTGCTGCGGTATATTCATGAGAACTACAGCAGCCCGGGCTTGACCGTAGATACGCTTGTGGAGGTCGGCGGCTTGTCAACCAATTACATGCGCAAAGTATTTAAAGATGCCGTCGGGCAATCGATATCGGTCTATTTGACGGAGTATCGGTTCGCGAAAGCAAAGGAGCTGTTGATTCAAACGGATTTGCCTGCGAACAGGATCGGCGAGTTGGTCGGGTTCGAGAATACAAATTATTTCTATGTCTCGTTTAAGAAGCATTGCGGCAAAACGCCGGATCACTTCCGAAAACAGCCGAAATTCAATGTTTTGGATGAGAGCATAAGCAGCGTTTAA
- a CDS encoding DUF3986 family protein encodes MEISHWHLGYYKDGNDIEAVCFFEEDSWVVYYDDSNDSGLFVKSQPRHELFGVVIFKVRDYVEAENRFYEWVERSLLPYRKKC; translated from the coding sequence TTGGAAATAAGCCATTGGCACTTGGGTTATTACAAGGATGGTAATGACATAGAAGCTGTATGTTTTTTTGAAGAAGACAGTTGGGTTGTTTACTACGATGATAGTAACGATAGTGGATTATTTGTTAAGTCTCAGCCAAGACATGAATTGTTTGGTGTTGTGATTTTTAAGGTTCGTGACTACGTAGAAGCAGAAAATAGATTTTATGAATGGGTAGAACGCAGTCTACTTCCATATAGAAAAAAATGCTAG
- a CDS encoding IS110 family transposase, which yields MKSRLIKAQNQRVERISTSTLVIGIDIAKEKHAAQAINFRGIVLTNRSIMFSNDHVGFEHLISNIRKLQKMHNLNDVVVGMESTGHYWFNIANWLMKQGVSVVLVNPMTTKRNKENRDNSPSKNDPKDALVIADAVSRGFYTPFSPKEEAFRRLRVIVTNREHWVVKSGRIKNRIHRWLDIRFPEYRQAFEDIFSPRSLATLRRFPAPSDVLQLTPEQMVQTWGVYMARPGGVRGRNKATQLQTLARHSVGDATALEEDKWELRHLIEEYERICHIIDEADEIIEKLLPEIPCSDLVRSAGVSVPATAAIFAFGGDLRKLSHGNQLLRKAGLNLAERSSGKYKGHIKLTKRGNSLLRKHLYFSVFHLLSHNRAFQALHAHNIEVKRMTKMQSMMKLIGKLARMLVAMAREGQTFSADKTQPPLAA from the coding sequence ATGAAGTCTAGATTAATTAAAGCTCAAAATCAACGTGTAGAACGTATTTCTACTTCCACCCTTGTCATAGGCATCGACATTGCCAAGGAGAAACATGCTGCTCAAGCTATTAACTTTCGAGGTATTGTCCTCACCAATCGCTCAATTATGTTTTCGAACGACCATGTGGGCTTTGAGCATTTAATAAGCAACATTCGTAAATTACAGAAAATGCACAACTTGAATGACGTCGTTGTGGGAATGGAAAGCACCGGTCACTACTGGTTCAATATCGCCAATTGGTTAATGAAACAAGGTGTTTCAGTTGTTCTTGTTAATCCAATGACGACCAAGCGCAATAAGGAAAACAGAGACAACTCCCCCTCAAAGAATGACCCAAAGGACGCTTTGGTCATTGCAGATGCAGTGAGTCGCGGGTTCTACACGCCCTTCTCTCCAAAGGAAGAAGCCTTCCGCCGCTTACGGGTTATTGTCACAAACAGAGAGCATTGGGTTGTTAAATCCGGACGGATTAAGAACAGAATCCACCGTTGGCTGGATATCCGTTTTCCAGAATACAGACAAGCGTTCGAAGATATTTTTAGCCCTCGTTCATTAGCTACTTTGCGTCGTTTTCCAGCCCCATCTGACGTATTGCAGTTAACTCCGGAGCAGATGGTGCAAACCTGGGGAGTGTATATGGCTAGACCTGGCGGTGTGCGAGGCAGGAACAAGGCGACTCAGCTCCAAACACTCGCTAGACATAGCGTTGGAGACGCTACTGCCCTTGAAGAAGACAAATGGGAACTTAGGCACCTCATCGAAGAATATGAACGAATCTGCCACATCATTGATGAAGCGGACGAGATCATTGAAAAGCTATTGCCCGAAATCCCCTGTTCTGATCTCGTTCGATCCGCCGGTGTTTCCGTTCCTGCAACGGCTGCCATATTCGCATTTGGCGGGGACTTACGTAAGCTGTCTCACGGGAATCAGTTATTGCGAAAGGCTGGATTAAACTTAGCGGAACGTAGTTCTGGCAAGTATAAGGGGCACATTAAGCTAACCAAACGAGGAAACTCATTACTACGGAAGCATTTGTACTTCTCGGTGTTTCACCTCTTATCTCACAATCGTGCATTCCAAGCCCTGCATGCACACAACATTGAAGTAAAACGAATGACGAAAATGCAATCCATGATGAAGTTGATTGGTAAATTGGCTCGAATGCTTGTAGCCATGGCGAGAGAAGGACAAACTTTCTCCGCGGATAAGACTCAACCGCCACTAGCAGCTTAA